One Photobacterium sp. TY1-4 genomic window carries:
- a CDS encoding MFS transporter yields the protein MQRYQLHALVIAAYLGTFLATLDISIVNVALPTLQTALHAEMAGLQWIVNIYAIALSAVMLSAGPLGDKYGHKRVWLGSVALFVFGSVICAGAAELSTLLWGRAVQGIAGALLIPGAMPILTHAFPDPRQRARVIGGWSACSALALISGPLLGGLLLERSGWSSIFLVNVPIGLIALVLGAWGIAERQHPDQAAFDPAGQVLSMIWLGLLSYGLIEIGEHGASTTQVLMPLLGAAVAFAAFVWVESSVKRPLFPIDLFRHRSLAVANLASFALGFSAYASLFFLSLYLQQAQGDTPSMAGWHLMPQFAVMGISSLLFGRMAHRFTLKTLMVGGYALVGISLCAMALFTANTPYVVVGSALAVLGLGMGLSVPATGLMVMGLAPAERAGIASATMNALRQIGMTLGIAVLGSLMSLYAIQQMAEAASSGNLQDAVALARRAIVHSELPSGNEGLLSAYRTAMASGFGIAMFCAGLLSLLAAGLLVLFTEERQTVPVGTEVESQTTVHEKQEHAQS from the coding sequence ATGCAACGCTATCAACTTCATGCACTGGTCATTGCGGCCTATCTCGGCACATTCTTAGCGACGTTGGACATCAGCATTGTCAACGTTGCCTTGCCGACGTTGCAGACCGCGCTTCATGCAGAGATGGCAGGGCTCCAGTGGATTGTGAACATTTACGCGATTGCCCTGTCGGCAGTGATGCTGTCGGCCGGCCCGCTGGGAGATAAATATGGTCATAAGCGGGTATGGTTGGGGAGTGTCGCCCTGTTTGTATTTGGCTCGGTGATTTGCGCCGGTGCGGCTGAGCTGTCCACGCTGTTATGGGGCCGCGCCGTGCAGGGCATTGCGGGGGCGCTGTTGATCCCGGGGGCCATGCCGATTCTGACCCACGCCTTTCCGGATCCCCGTCAGCGAGCCCGGGTGATTGGCGGATGGTCGGCATGCAGTGCGCTGGCGCTGATTTCCGGTCCGCTGCTTGGCGGGTTGCTGCTGGAACGCAGTGGTTGGTCGAGTATCTTTCTGGTTAACGTCCCGATTGGTCTGATTGCCCTTGTGCTGGGCGCCTGGGGGATCGCGGAGCGTCAACATCCCGATCAGGCGGCCTTTGATCCTGCCGGACAGGTCTTGAGTATGATCTGGCTTGGGCTGCTCAGCTATGGCTTGATTGAAATTGGCGAGCACGGCGCATCCACAACGCAAGTGCTGATGCCGCTCCTCGGCGCTGCGGTGGCTTTTGCTGCCTTTGTCTGGGTTGAATCAAGTGTCAAACGACCACTGTTTCCGATCGATCTGTTTCGTCATCGTTCGCTGGCCGTGGCCAACCTGGCTTCCTTTGCTTTGGGCTTTTCGGCATATGCCAGTCTGTTCTTCCTGTCCCTGTATTTGCAGCAGGCGCAGGGGGACACCCCATCGATGGCCGGGTGGCATCTGATGCCACAATTTGCGGTGATGGGGATTTCATCGTTGCTGTTCGGCCGGATGGCGCATCGCTTTACGCTGAAAACACTGATGGTCGGCGGGTACGCTTTGGTTGGCATTTCCCTGTGCGCGATGGCCCTGTTTACGGCGAATACCCCTTATGTTGTGGTCGGCAGTGCCCTGGCTGTGTTGGGGCTGGGCATGGGGCTGTCTGTTCCCGCAACCGGGTTGATGGTCATGGGGCTGGCACCGGCAGAGCGCGCCGGGATTGCATCGGCCACCATGAATGCGCTGCGGCAAATTGGCATGACGCTGGGCATCGCCGTGTTAGGCAGCCTCATGAGCCTTTACGCGATCCAGCAAATGGCAGAGGCAGCCAGCTCCGGCAATTTGCAGGATGCGGTTGCGCTTGCCCGGCGCGCCATTGTCCATTCCGAACTGCCTTCCGGGAACGAAGGGCTGTTGTCTGCTTATCGCACCGCCATGGCGAGCGGGTTCGGCATCGCCATGTTCTGCGCGGGCTTACTGAGCCTGCTGGCGGCTGGCCTGTTGGTGCTGTTTACCGAGGAGCGCCAAACCGTGCCGGTTGGCACTGAGGTTGAAAGCCAAACTACAGTTCATGAGAAACAGGAACATGCCCAGAGTTAG
- a CDS encoding TetR/AcrR family transcriptional regulator produces MEDRTNRPEPEAPKTRRIKPAEVRLDELMSAAEQLFLAKGVDSTPINDIVALAGVAKGTFYHYFASKNELLAAMRARYTAQFLNRLETSMSHCEADDWLGKLAAWIRETIEAYAETYRLHDIVYTNHHHHNRSNPDKNAMLDQLQAMLEDGTRSGAWTVAQPRITALLIYAGVHGATDDLIASQEADHQAFIRGVIADCLRLVGVEENPA; encoded by the coding sequence ATGGAAGACAGAACGAACCGGCCGGAGCCGGAAGCCCCGAAAACCCGGCGTATCAAGCCTGCTGAAGTCCGTCTGGATGAGTTGATGTCCGCTGCTGAGCAGCTGTTTCTTGCCAAAGGGGTGGATTCAACACCGATCAATGACATTGTGGCGCTGGCAGGGGTCGCCAAAGGCACCTTCTATCACTACTTTGCGTCCAAAAATGAGCTGCTGGCCGCGATGCGAGCGCGCTATACCGCTCAGTTTCTGAACCGGCTTGAAACCAGCATGAGCCACTGTGAAGCTGATGACTGGCTTGGCAAACTCGCGGCGTGGATCCGGGAAACGATTGAGGCCTATGCAGAGACATACCGCCTGCATGACATTGTGTATACCAACCATCATCACCACAACCGCAGCAACCCGGATAAGAACGCGATGCTCGATCAGCTCCAGGCCATGCTTGAAGACGGGACCCGCTCAGGCGCATGGACTGTGGCGCAACCGCGAATTACCGCATTATTGATTTATGCGGGCGTTCACGGCGCAACTGACGACCTTATCGCCTCGCAGGAAGCGGACCATCAGGCCTTTATCCGTGGGGTGATTGCCGATTGCTTACGCTTGGTCGGCGTCGAGGAAAATCCCGCTTAG
- a CDS encoding DUF2860 domain-containing protein, with protein sequence MKHTLSAIATGLLAFNMACAAQASQGLSGEIGFLLGESEVRSNFNTDHAVKTGDLNSEGKSETEEITTIFGQLRYDFGDHQLFAGTSDEDIVRGVFALELGYRYTLAPESHLSLAFLPSVVDGKTWVDPYLVNVARQETDVSGNALRLQYDVSIFSADLIVYERELDRERSGQQLNVPRQSLVRDGDGVLARLALGLPLGSTSYLEPALIYRDDNAEGKALAYQRLGIELTYHFSVGPHQFALDGRYARSEYDAVHPVFGKTRDEDHLSTVLTYEYQDIAGWQGVSLLAMAMYQQTDANIAFYDQDTVSMMVGATYTF encoded by the coding sequence GTGAAACACACATTATCCGCAATCGCGACGGGATTGCTGGCGTTCAATATGGCTTGCGCCGCGCAGGCATCTCAGGGGCTGAGCGGGGAGATCGGGTTCTTGCTGGGAGAGAGTGAGGTCCGGAGTAATTTTAATACCGATCACGCGGTGAAAACCGGCGATTTAAACAGCGAAGGGAAGTCAGAGACGGAGGAGATCACCACAATCTTCGGCCAGCTGCGCTATGACTTTGGCGATCATCAGCTGTTTGCCGGGACCAGTGATGAAGATATTGTCCGGGGTGTGTTCGCACTGGAGTTGGGGTATCGCTACACCCTGGCACCGGAGAGTCACCTCTCCCTGGCGTTCTTGCCGTCTGTTGTTGACGGTAAAACCTGGGTCGATCCTTATCTTGTCAATGTTGCCCGGCAGGAAACGGACGTTTCCGGCAATGCGCTGCGCTTACAGTACGATGTCAGTATTTTCTCAGCGGACCTGATTGTCTATGAAAGGGAGCTGGATCGCGAGCGGTCGGGACAGCAACTGAACGTGCCACGTCAGTCGTTGGTGCGAGACGGGGACGGGGTTCTTGCCCGCTTAGCGCTGGGGCTGCCGTTGGGGAGCACTTCTTATCTCGAGCCGGCCTTGATCTATCGCGACGACAACGCGGAAGGAAAAGCGTTGGCCTATCAGCGCCTTGGGATTGAGCTGACTTATCATTTTTCTGTGGGGCCCCATCAGTTTGCACTGGACGGCCGGTATGCCCGATCAGAATATGACGCCGTCCATCCGGTGTTTGGCAAAACGCGGGATGAAGATCATCTCAGCACCGTGTTGACCTATGAATATCAGGACATTGCCGGCTGGCAAGGGGTCAGCTTACTGGCGATGGCGATGTATCAGCAAACCGATGCCAATATCGCTTTTTATGATCAGGACACCGTCAGCATGATGGTTGGGGCCACCTATACGTTTTAA
- a CDS encoding alpha/beta hydrolase family protein, whose translation MKTVMLMLCWFGMILSSAHAAPFQLPHDGKQLSGQYLPPLGDAVPSAVVLFVHGDGAMPADAHGYYPLIWQTLRRHGIAVVSWAKPGVDESEGNWLAQTMAQRQQEVLAVAKWVQETHGISPQRTGLIGFSQAGWVVPALAAREDRFGFAIGIGYAVSWIDQGRYYTRQKYTQQRLSPAQIAAKLREYDEEIAFFQTEPTYAEYAALVGEAAMTPERFTFVMKNFLTDARQDYPRIRIPTLLLWGEDDLNVDARHEYQFWQRQPHPKVTTALLTQANHGLFDSEMFPRQAFSWWEWLKMTWLQEEALAEAFLPTLMGWLEGQGMLNGPDTAANKNGWAVGVWVGERNNTTL comes from the coding sequence ATGAAAACTGTGATGTTGATGTTGTGTTGGTTCGGGATGATTTTGTCGAGCGCCCATGCTGCGCCTTTTCAATTACCGCATGACGGCAAGCAGCTGTCGGGACAGTATTTACCGCCACTTGGTGATGCGGTGCCAAGTGCCGTGGTGCTGTTTGTCCATGGTGATGGCGCGATGCCTGCGGATGCCCATGGTTATTATCCGCTCATTTGGCAAACCCTGCGGCGACATGGGATCGCGGTGGTGAGTTGGGCGAAACCGGGTGTCGATGAGTCGGAAGGCAACTGGCTGGCGCAGACCATGGCTCAGCGGCAACAGGAAGTGCTGGCGGTGGCGAAGTGGGTCCAGGAGACCCATGGGATTTCGCCGCAGCGCACCGGGCTGATCGGCTTTAGTCAGGCGGGCTGGGTGGTCCCGGCGCTGGCGGCCCGTGAAGATCGGTTCGGATTCGCAATCGGGATCGGATATGCAGTGAGCTGGATCGATCAGGGTCGCTATTACACCCGGCAAAAATATACACAACAAAGACTGAGTCCGGCGCAGATCGCTGCAAAGTTACGTGAGTATGATGAGGAAATTGCATTTTTCCAAACCGAGCCGACTTACGCTGAGTATGCCGCCCTAGTTGGTGAGGCTGCAATGACGCCGGAGCGGTTCACCTTTGTGATGAAGAACTTTCTCACGGATGCGCGGCAGGATTATCCGCGCATCCGCATCCCGACGTTACTCCTGTGGGGAGAAGACGATCTGAACGTCGATGCTCGTCACGAATATCAATTCTGGCAGCGCCAGCCACATCCGAAGGTCACCACGGCATTGCTCACGCAAGCCAATCATGGCCTGTTCGATTCAGAAATGTTTCCGCGGCAAGCCTTTAGCTGGTGGGAATGGCTGAAAATGACCTGGTTGCAGGAAGAAGCACTCGCGGAAGCGTTTTTGCCCACCCTGATGGGCTGGCTTGAGGGGCAGGGGATGCTCAACGGCCCTGACACAGCAGCGAATAAAAACGGCTGGGCGGTCGGTGTATGGGTGGGGGAGCGAAACAACACCACGCTTTAG
- a CDS encoding RNA ligase family protein, with product MEQTKLGKEEGKMMPDFFRFPHTPHIDWLGDREPRDDKILPPFDVESFLSSELVIEEKVDGANVGFSIDQRGELRAQNRGAWIDKDVGGQFKHLWKWIKQYEYQLKLVLDKDLILFGEWCYAEHSIGYEKLPNWFICFDLYSRSAGKFYSVKRRNEVLATVGIPIISPLNQGRFSLKGLKLMLDQPSYYGANKIEGIYLRKDKGNWLEKRAKLVRADFTQTIDEHWSRKPLTPNKIQY from the coding sequence GTGGAACAAACAAAACTGGGAAAAGAAGAAGGCAAAATGATGCCAGATTTTTTCAGATTTCCTCATACTCCTCATATAGATTGGTTAGGTGATAGGGAACCTAGGGATGATAAAATATTGCCACCATTCGATGTGGAATCTTTCTTATCTTCAGAGCTAGTTATTGAAGAGAAGGTCGATGGGGCTAATGTGGGCTTCTCAATTGATCAGCGTGGGGAATTAAGAGCACAAAATCGAGGGGCTTGGATAGATAAAGATGTAGGTGGTCAGTTTAAGCATTTGTGGAAATGGATAAAACAATATGAGTATCAACTTAAACTAGTGCTTGATAAAGATCTAATACTGTTTGGTGAATGGTGTTATGCCGAGCACTCAATTGGTTATGAAAAGCTACCAAATTGGTTTATTTGCTTTGATCTTTATAGTCGTTCAGCAGGCAAATTTTATTCTGTTAAAAGAAGGAATGAGGTTCTAGCGACTGTAGGTATTCCCATTATTTCACCGTTGAATCAAGGTAGATTTAGTCTCAAAGGCTTGAAATTGATGTTAGACCAACCGTCATATTATGGTGCTAATAAAATTGAAGGTATTTATTTGAGGAAGGATAAAGGGAACTGGCTTGAGAAAAGAGCCAAATTAGTAAGGGCTGATTTTACTCAAACTATTGACGAACACTGGTCTCGAAAGCCTTTAACCCCAAACAAAATTCAGTATTAA
- a CDS encoding DUF3696 domain-containing protein gives MFKRIKLENFKAWRSSDDVYFSPVTLLLGENSTGKSSLLQSLLLMKQTATSPDRTIHLNLGGDEANDYVDMGSFDDLLTKDPENRKISIEMDVDGRQGRSFLKVDYKQDSKQSPVIDLLQLSNDGKNWYRAQRSDKGAFNIYLPNETRTSLKSREYSPERGVSFSKDALYNMGPSGSDVEDISLSIIRELEAISYLGPLRSKPRRTYIWNRTRPGIIGVDGNEAVFALLTSNNTSGKKSDGLVEAVSKWLKKMRIADKLEVKHIGAGNYNILVHRDGVAANLIDVGTGVSQVLPVLVLAYFAPEKSTIILEEPEIHLHPLAQSLLAELFLEVSLERDVQFIVETHSEHLFRRMQTLVATQKAKPDQCALYFVEREESDAVLKTLKMDKFGRIDEWPKNFFGDATGEVRKQVQETMQRMKAERARP, from the coding sequence ATGTTTAAAAGAATCAAATTAGAGAATTTCAAGGCATGGCGAAGTTCTGATGATGTTTACTTTTCTCCGGTAACACTGTTGCTTGGTGAAAACTCAACAGGGAAGTCGAGCCTCTTACAAAGCCTGTTGCTAATGAAGCAGACTGCGACATCCCCAGATAGAACGATTCATTTAAATCTGGGTGGAGACGAGGCAAATGACTATGTGGACATGGGATCATTTGACGATCTATTAACGAAAGATCCTGAAAACAGGAAAATTTCTATTGAAATGGATGTTGACGGAAGACAAGGTAGAAGTTTTCTGAAAGTTGACTATAAACAGGACTCGAAGCAAAGCCCAGTAATTGATCTACTTCAACTCAGTAATGATGGCAAAAATTGGTATAGAGCCCAACGTTCGGATAAGGGGGCTTTTAATATTTATTTGCCTAATGAAACTCGAACTAGTCTGAAGAGTAGGGAGTATTCACCTGAACGTGGTGTATCGTTTTCTAAAGACGCACTTTATAATATGGGGCCAAGTGGAAGTGACGTAGAAGATATCAGCTTGTCGATCATAAGAGAACTTGAAGCTATCTCTTACTTAGGCCCTCTCAGAAGCAAGCCTAGAAGAACGTATATATGGAATAGAACTCGACCAGGAATCATCGGCGTTGATGGTAACGAGGCCGTTTTTGCATTGTTAACTAGTAATAATACATCAGGCAAAAAGAGCGATGGCCTAGTTGAAGCAGTATCAAAGTGGCTAAAAAAAATGCGCATCGCCGATAAGCTTGAGGTCAAACATATTGGTGCTGGTAACTACAACATACTTGTTCATCGAGATGGTGTAGCGGCAAATCTAATTGATGTTGGTACAGGGGTGTCGCAAGTGCTTCCTGTGCTTGTATTGGCATATTTCGCACCAGAAAAGTCAACGATTATCTTAGAAGAACCTGAAATCCATTTGCATCCTCTGGCTCAGTCATTACTTGCTGAGTTGTTCTTGGAAGTCAGCTTAGAACGTGATGTTCAATTTATCGTTGAGACACATTCCGAACACTTATTCAGACGTATGCAGACTTTAGTTGCTACCCAAAAAGCCAAGCCAGATCAATGTGCATTGTATTTTGTTGAGCGTGAAGAATCTGATGCTGTATTGAAAACTCTGAAGATGGATAAGTTTGGGCGAATTGATGAATGGCCAAAAAATTTCTTCGGCGATGCTACCGGTGAAGTGAGAAAGCAAGTCCAAGAGACAATGCAACGAATGAAAGCAGAGAGAGCTCGCCCATGA
- a CDS encoding IS1595 family transposase — translation MAKNQVQFQKGISIHQFMTMYGTEEQCQKRLFEMRWPTGYRCPNCRHDKYCQLKSRALFQCNQCHHQASLISGTLFAHSKLSLTVWFLAIYLITQEKNGISALELSRQLGVSYNTAWRVKQKLMQAMKERDDETPLDGYVQIDDAYWGGVKRGVRGRGAKGKRPFVAAVSMNEEGHPIRMRFTAVDGFKKAELTRWAKAHLRPKSLVISDGLACFRGIEDAKIFHHAIVTGGGADCVELPYFKWVNTMISNVKNAMHGTYHSIKNKHLPRYLAEFCFKFNRRFDLEKMLEQLVYSSIQTAPMPQRLLKLAEVRW, via the coding sequence ATGGCTAAAAATCAAGTTCAGTTTCAAAAAGGCATTTCTATTCATCAGTTTATGACTATGTATGGTACTGAGGAACAATGCCAGAAACGATTGTTCGAGATGCGTTGGCCGACGGGCTACCGTTGCCCTAACTGCCGCCATGATAAATATTGTCAGTTGAAATCACGCGCCTTATTTCAGTGTAATCAGTGCCATCATCAAGCTTCGTTGATATCAGGGACGCTATTTGCCCACTCTAAACTGTCTTTAACGGTCTGGTTTCTGGCCATTTACCTGATAACACAAGAAAAGAACGGTATCTCTGCTCTTGAGTTGTCCAGACAACTCGGTGTTTCATACAACACGGCATGGCGAGTAAAACAGAAACTCATGCAGGCCATGAAAGAGCGAGATGATGAAACGCCTTTAGATGGTTACGTCCAAATTGACGATGCCTACTGGGGCGGTGTGAAGCGTGGTGTCCGTGGCCGTGGCGCTAAAGGGAAGCGTCCATTTGTTGCAGCCGTATCCATGAACGAAGAGGGTCACCCAATACGAATGCGCTTTACCGCTGTTGATGGGTTTAAGAAAGCAGAGCTGACGCGTTGGGCTAAGGCTCATTTAAGGCCGAAATCGCTGGTCATTTCTGATGGGTTGGCTTGTTTCCGTGGTATCGAAGATGCAAAAATCTTTCACCATGCCATTGTAACTGGCGGTGGTGCGGATTGCGTAGAATTGCCCTATTTCAAGTGGGTTAACACCATGATAAGTAATGTGAAAAATGCAATGCATGGCACTTATCACTCAATCAAAAACAAACATTTACCGCGCTATCTTGCCGAGTTTTGCTTCAAGTTTAATCGACGGTTTGATTTAGAAAAGATGCTTGAGCAGTTAGTTTATTCCAGTATTCAAACAGCGCCGATGCCTCAGCGTCTTCTTAAGCTAGCTGAGGTTCGATGGTAA
- a CDS encoding ABC transporter six-transmembrane domain-containing protein gives MATHPAMTVRSIIRAHPYVVAVTWFMVAVENILMVLLPLLIGFSIDGLLNHDLHDFKVLAITLLLLVIVSVVRRFYDTRAYGTMRVNVGKQVARDLQHCPITRRNARLTMSRELVDFLEHDLPPLLTALIQLIASIVILAGFHPVLALHAGGAALAMLLTYACFHRHFMRLNTMLNNQLERQVKLLSLAPGISIRSHLQKLRTREIYLSDTEALTYGLIFLILFGFVLANLWQITHTAGPSAGELFAIVSYSLEFVEAAILLPTTLQTLSRLSEISQRLSTHPLPGVES, from the coding sequence ATGGCAACACACCCTGCAATGACCGTCCGGTCGATTATCCGCGCCCATCCGTATGTGGTGGCCGTCACCTGGTTCATGGTGGCGGTTGAAAATATCCTGATGGTGCTCTTACCGCTGTTGATCGGGTTTTCCATCGACGGCTTGCTCAACCATGACCTGCACGATTTCAAAGTCCTGGCGATCACCCTGTTGCTGCTGGTCATCGTGTCGGTGGTACGCCGCTTTTACGATACCCGGGCCTACGGGACGATGCGTGTTAACGTCGGCAAGCAGGTAGCCCGCGACCTTCAGCACTGTCCGATCACCCGTCGCAATGCGCGCCTGACGATGTCCCGCGAGCTGGTCGACTTTCTGGAGCATGATCTCCCGCCGCTGCTGACGGCGTTGATCCAGTTGATCGCATCCATCGTGATCCTCGCCGGATTTCATCCGGTGCTGGCCCTGCATGCCGGCGGCGCTGCGCTTGCCATGCTGCTGACTTATGCCTGCTTTCACCGCCACTTCATGCGGTTGAACACCATGCTCAATAACCAGCTGGAGCGTCAGGTCAAACTGCTGTCCCTGGCACCCGGCATCAGCATCCGCTCGCACCTGCAAAAACTCAGAACACGCGAGATCTATCTCTCTGATACCGAAGCACTGACTTACGGACTGATCTTTCTGATCCTGTTTGGCTTTGTCCTCGCCAACCTGTGGCAAATCACCCACACCGCCGGGCCGAGTGCCGGGGAGTTGTTTGCGATTGTTTCCTATTCCCTGGAATTCGTGGAAGCCGCCATTCTGTTGCCCACGACACTGCAAACCCTGTCCCGGCTCAGTGAGATCAGCCAGCGTTTATCCACCCACCCCTTGCCAGGAGTCGAATCATGA
- a CDS encoding IS256 family transposase, protein MADKYEIDIQAFAKALQSGQNLNGKDGLLTPLIKQITEAALGAELDEHLTKETSTNRRNGSSKKTVKTSSGEFELETPRDRNGSFEPQTVRKYQTRLTDEMEGKILSLFALGNSYQNIREHLLDLYGMRISNGTINAITDRLVPELRAWQERDLEPLYPFVWLDAIHYKIKENGRFISKAVYTILGLTVEGKKELLGLYLSENEGAHYWLSVLTDLQNRGVKDILIASVDGLKGFPEAIETIYPETEVQVCVIHQIRNSMKYVASKNQKAFMADLKCVYKAATQNAAEQALDELEAKWGKQYPLVIKSWRSKWDNLSVYFKYPEQIRRAIYTTNAVEAVHRQFRKLTKTKGGFANETSLLKLLYAGMLKASEKWTHPVQNWNLTLSQLSIHFPDRVDQYVDL, encoded by the coding sequence ATGGCTGATAAATACGAAATCGATATCCAGGCCTTTGCTAAGGCACTCCAATCCGGTCAAAATCTCAATGGCAAGGATGGCCTGCTCACGCCGCTGATCAAGCAGATCACTGAAGCTGCTCTGGGGGCAGAGCTGGACGAACACCTGACTAAAGAGACCTCGACCAACCGCAGAAATGGCTCATCTAAAAAGACCGTCAAGACATCTTCTGGTGAGTTTGAGTTGGAAACACCGAGAGACCGAAACGGCTCATTCGAGCCGCAGACGGTCAGGAAATACCAGACCCGCCTGACAGACGAAATGGAAGGTAAGATCCTCTCCCTGTTCGCTCTGGGTAACAGCTATCAGAACATCCGAGAGCATCTCTTAGATCTATACGGCATGCGCATCTCAAATGGCACGATCAACGCCATCACCGACCGCCTAGTGCCTGAACTCAGAGCATGGCAGGAAAGGGATCTGGAGCCGCTTTATCCCTTCGTCTGGTTAGATGCAATTCACTATAAAATCAAGGAGAACGGTCGCTTCATCTCCAAAGCTGTATACACCATTTTGGGCCTGACCGTTGAGGGCAAGAAGGAGCTTCTGGGACTGTATCTGTCTGAAAATGAAGGTGCACATTACTGGCTCAGTGTATTGACCGACTTGCAGAACCGCGGCGTTAAAGACATTCTGATCGCCTCAGTTGATGGCCTGAAAGGCTTCCCTGAAGCAATCGAAACCATTTATCCCGAGACAGAGGTGCAGGTCTGTGTCATTCACCAGATCCGCAACTCCATGAAGTACGTCGCTAGCAAAAACCAGAAGGCCTTTATGGCCGATCTCAAGTGTGTCTACAAGGCTGCAACACAGAATGCTGCGGAGCAGGCGCTGGACGAGCTGGAAGCAAAATGGGGCAAGCAGTACCCGTTAGTCATCAAATCCTGGCGCAGCAAGTGGGACAATCTGTCGGTATACTTCAAGTATCCCGAGCAGATCCGGCGGGCCATCTACACTACCAATGCGGTTGAGGCGGTGCACCGGCAGTTCCGCAAGCTGACTAAAACCAAGGGCGGATTCGCCAACGAAACCAGCTTGCTGAAGCTGCTCTATGCGGGGATGTTGAAGGCCTCCGAAAAGTGGACGCATCCGGTTCAGAACTGGAACCTGACACTATCCCAGTTGAGCATCCACTTCCCGGACAGGGTCGATCAATATGTGGATCTGTGA
- the rsgA gene encoding ribosome small subunit-dependent GTPase A — protein sequence MNSTMTLSQLGWQPVFQQQLTLDDLETSITGRILAHHRSGYVVQTEQGEHQLPIHHRLPAMTVGDWILLDHDHQFVRQLERTSLFSRRAPGSKVAEQYIAANVDTLFIVCSLNDDFNLSRIERYLALAREYNVEPVVVLTKADLCEDADDKRAAVQAIDPMLMVEAVNALEPTSCDGLNLWCKSGKTVAFMGSSGVGKSTLVNTLMGESIQQTGSIREDDSKGRHTTTSRSLHFMPSGAVLIDTPGMRELQLADCETGVSETFADVEALSKACRFSDCQHQSEPGCAIQDALETGALDQRRLNNYFKLLREQARNSSALHEQRARFKQIHKSNRIIVSEKRLMKKGY from the coding sequence ATGAATTCAACCATGACACTCAGCCAACTTGGCTGGCAACCTGTGTTTCAACAACAACTGACACTCGACGATCTGGAAACCAGCATCACCGGTCGGATCCTGGCCCATCACCGCAGCGGCTACGTGGTTCAGACCGAGCAAGGTGAGCACCAACTGCCGATCCACCATCGCCTGCCCGCGATGACCGTCGGCGACTGGATCTTGCTCGATCACGACCACCAGTTTGTCCGGCAACTGGAACGAACCTCGCTGTTCAGCCGCCGGGCGCCCGGCAGCAAAGTGGCCGAGCAGTATATCGCCGCCAACGTCGATACCCTGTTTATCGTCTGCTCGCTCAATGACGACTTTAACCTCAGCCGGATTGAACGCTACCTGGCCCTGGCGCGCGAATACAACGTCGAGCCCGTGGTGGTACTGACCAAAGCCGACTTGTGTGAGGACGCTGATGACAAACGCGCTGCCGTCCAGGCCATCGACCCGATGCTGATGGTAGAAGCCGTCAATGCGCTAGAGCCCACCAGCTGCGATGGCTTAAACCTCTGGTGTAAAAGCGGCAAAACCGTCGCCTTCATGGGCTCATCCGGCGTGGGGAAATCCACGCTGGTCAATACCCTGATGGGCGAGTCAATTCAGCAAACCGGCTCAATCCGCGAAGACGACAGCAAGGGACGCCACACCACGACGTCGCGGTCGCTGCATTTCATGCCATCAGGCGCGGTACTGATCGATACCCCCGGAATGCGCGAATTGCAGCTCGCCGACTGCGAAACCGGGGTGAGTGAAACCTTCGCCGATGTCGAAGCACTCAGCAAAGCGTGCCGATTCAGTGACTGTCAGCATCAAAGCGAGCCGGGCTGCGCCATTCAAGATGCACTGGAAACCGGCGCCCTTGACCAGCGCCGACTGAACAACTATTTCAAACTGCTCCGCGAGCAAGCGAGAAATAGCAGTGCTTTGCATGAACAACGCGCCCGATTTAAGCAGATCCACAAATCGAACCGCATCATCGTGTCGGAGAAACGCCTGATGAAGAAGGGATACTAA